One window of Pseudobdellovibrionaceae bacterium genomic DNA carries:
- a CDS encoding VRR-NUC domain-containing protein → MLPVLPPKYYLDHFRDLLGFLRRNAWELCEERERGFIEDFEELSEDAQCLVVRMLNRKGRLFRADDLRYAEITDAARAWPELERTGFVQGYREGAVPNAELAAFLGKSELQSWLRAAGVEFKKSAGKAELVARASALGAPAVNGPATDVLVQGRGAEIEYLLFLYFGKIQRSLSLYTLRDLGIRRVREARAEYRPRFQDREDARAHYFFAAKVDLWNRGEADPAFQVQTLAEWPVPRSEAARELRESLLVALGQYAEAEGRADDALRFFELCAAHPGNERRVRLLHKMGRVDEARQELDRMIARPGCDEELLFAEDFLARKYEGKRRGFLSEALHSARELQVSESYLGKPELGVRDHLKREGIESVHTENDLWNALFALSFWDELLNADDAAIHNPFERAPQDLGGAEFYARFRERIETRLSDWDQPRLALARLLETLKRHEGETQDLLRWHPGLAPLITDFVTSAAVSGRGAGIANVLRAMARSHADRRSGFPDLVVFGAEGPRFIEVKSEGDAIKARQLSQMRLLRESGFDVEILRVNWAPDPAQAYVVVDVETTGAGGTQHRVTEIGAVKIVDGRVVDEFQTRLNPGRSIPSFITKLTGISNAMVADAPRFAEVADRFEAFTDGAIFAAHNARFDYGFIQSEFARLDRAYVRPTFCTCQNARKFFPKLESHGLKNLCQHFGIDLESHHRALCDAKAAAEVLLRIQAARWGAGEASPQNIKVTEPETSRSR, encoded by the coding sequence ATGTTGCCGGTCCTTCCCCCCAAGTATTACCTCGATCACTTCCGCGACCTGCTCGGGTTTCTGCGGAGGAACGCGTGGGAGCTTTGCGAAGAGCGCGAGCGCGGCTTCATCGAGGATTTCGAAGAGCTTTCCGAGGACGCGCAGTGTTTGGTCGTGCGCATGCTGAACCGCAAAGGTCGACTCTTCCGCGCGGATGATCTGCGGTACGCGGAGATCACGGACGCGGCGCGGGCCTGGCCCGAGCTTGAGCGCACGGGTTTCGTTCAGGGCTACCGTGAGGGCGCGGTCCCGAACGCCGAGCTCGCCGCGTTTCTTGGCAAAAGTGAACTGCAGTCGTGGCTGCGTGCGGCCGGGGTGGAATTCAAAAAATCGGCGGGAAAAGCCGAACTCGTCGCGCGGGCGTCCGCCCTCGGGGCGCCCGCGGTGAACGGACCGGCGACCGACGTTCTGGTGCAGGGCCGGGGCGCCGAGATCGAGTACCTGCTGTTTCTTTATTTCGGAAAAATTCAAAGATCACTATCGCTCTATACGCTACGCGATTTGGGGATTCGCCGCGTGCGCGAGGCGCGCGCCGAGTACCGTCCGCGTTTTCAAGATCGCGAGGACGCCCGCGCGCACTATTTCTTCGCCGCGAAGGTCGATCTTTGGAATCGCGGCGAGGCTGACCCCGCGTTTCAGGTTCAGACGCTGGCGGAATGGCCGGTGCCGCGAAGCGAAGCCGCGAGGGAACTGCGCGAGTCGCTGCTCGTCGCGCTGGGACAGTATGCCGAAGCGGAGGGCCGCGCGGACGACGCCCTCCGATTTTTTGAGCTCTGTGCGGCTCATCCCGGCAACGAGCGTCGCGTGCGCCTGCTTCACAAGATGGGACGCGTGGACGAGGCCCGTCAGGAGCTCGACCGGATGATCGCGCGGCCCGGCTGTGACGAGGAACTGCTTTTCGCCGAGGATTTCCTCGCCCGCAAATACGAGGGGAAACGTCGCGGCTTTTTGAGCGAGGCCCTGCACTCCGCGCGCGAGCTTCAGGTTTCGGAGTCCTATCTGGGAAAACCCGAACTCGGCGTCCGCGACCATCTGAAGCGCGAAGGCATCGAAAGCGTGCACACCGAAAACGATCTGTGGAACGCGCTCTTCGCACTGAGCTTTTGGGACGAGCTGCTGAACGCGGACGACGCCGCGATCCACAACCCCTTCGAGCGGGCCCCGCAGGATCTGGGCGGCGCGGAGTTTTACGCGCGCTTTCGCGAGCGAATCGAAACGCGGCTGAGCGATTGGGATCAGCCGCGGCTCGCGCTCGCGCGGCTTTTGGAAACCTTGAAACGTCACGAAGGTGAAACGCAGGACCTTTTGCGCTGGCATCCGGGATTGGCGCCGCTGATCACCGACTTTGTGACCTCCGCCGCGGTGAGCGGCCGCGGCGCGGGGATCGCGAACGTGCTACGGGCGATGGCGCGCAGTCACGCGGATCGCCGGTCGGGTTTTCCGGACCTGGTGGTCTTCGGGGCCGAAGGCCCGCGCTTCATCGAGGTAAAGTCCGAAGGCGACGCGATCAAAGCGCGACAGCTCAGTCAGATGCGCCTGCTGCGTGAATCGGGTTTTGACGTCGAGATTTTGCGCGTGAATTGGGCGCCCGATCCGGCACAGGCCTACGTCGTGGTCGACGTCGAGACGACCGGCGCGGGCGGGACTCAGCACCGCGTGACCGAGATCGGCGCCGTGAAGATCGTCGACGGCCGGGTCGTCGACGAATTCCAGACGCGGCTCAACCCGGGGCGTTCGATCCCTTCTTTCATCACGAAGCTGACGGGCATTTCAAACGCCATGGTCGCGGATGCGCCGCGCTTTGCAGAGGTCGCGGACCGCTTCGAGGCGTTCACGGACGGGGCGATCTTCGCCGCGCACAACGCGAGATTCGATTACGGTTTCATCCAGTCCGAGTTCGCGCGTCTGGACCGCGCTTACGTCCGGCCGACCTTCTGCACTTGCCAGAACGCGCGCAAGTTCTTCCCGAAGCTTGAGAGCCACGGCCTCAAGAACCTGTGCCAGCATTTCGGGATCGATCTGGAAAGCCACCACCGCGCTCTCTGCGACGCGAAAGCGGCGGCCGAGGTGCTGCTCCGGATTCAAGCGGCGCGTTGGGGCGCGGGCGAAGCGAGCCCTCAGAACATCAAGGTCACGGAACCCGAAACTTCCCGCAGCAGGTAG
- a CDS encoding PAS domain-containing protein yields the protein MAKKTRAVKKTKTPPRAASTGPVAIVALGASAGAVQGLRQFLSHIDPETPVAYVITQHLDEHGNDLALEVLKSQSPLPVIRIESGTKLRSGHIFHAPAHSRVGVKNNSFVVENLTERNEAVTMIDFTFRSLAAEHGARVVGILLSGEGADGALGLKAISDAGGMTMTQNPESTGHPSMPENAIATGAIDHIARPEHMPGLIRDYVQSLKRILERDGAAVQTKISSALIEICEILLKKTRHDFKHYKTTTLVRRIQRRLQVLQLDNVESYLEHLQKDPKEADALFKELLINVTNFFRDPEAFETLKEEVLVKALKSRPADSKYRIWVAGCSTGEEVYTIAILVREVLSKLKAPCEVQIIATDIDEVALNQARKGVYPITIDEHVSRARLKRFFTRKTGKYHVNKEIREMVLFSSHNLINDPPFSQLDLISCRNVLIYLGPHLQKKLIPVFHYALRPGGSLFLGNSETLTNHKELFRPTSAKHRIAQRKATAIRPPGFSTTVGSSFTQHPIENVRNHEADIHQISQRILLDEFAPKYAVVNDECQIVSVSAGIAHYMEPSEGTFQNNLMKLVKPSLRVGLRTAFTQASKQKRKVSHYDSSLKHDKQFERIGITVQPMPQLGDEAPLFMVVFTNLGPLRSRDQVAKTPAISESDVLIIDQLERELGTMREDLDRSVQDLEASNEELKSSNEELLSMNEELQSANEELEASKEDVQIANEALSRSNSDLENLLASTDVATLFLDEKYNILSFTPQVESVYNLSKVDIGRPITDITDRAQAMPAFPAYHDILNGEDHFEDDIPMRDGRWLQRRLLPYRTSEGEASGIVATFVDITKVRAAEERYRELADTMPMIVWTANPDGYVDYFNRRWYEFAQLPPDSEPDGSWIELLHPEDAERTARAWSSAVKAGKPLEIEFRFMDRSTGAYRWFLARAVAVRDATGNVYKYYGTNFDIDDRVAAENRRREGELRFQVMADRAPVLIWLSGTDMQRHWFNRSWLNWTGRSLEVEQGSGWSKSIHPDDFRRFMDTYEQAFRDQQEFIIEYRLLHHSGEYRWVNGRGTPRFTADGRFEGFIGGCMDINELRLAREAISRSERMLDLIFQESPAFMSLIKGPNHVYANANKKYYEVTGMDSSIIGKTVKEVYRGIEPQGFVQLLDRVIETGEPYYGFERPLDIDLGEGRKRRLYLDFAFQPLSGDDGKIFAIVSQGFDVTDRVLARRAVEEARARQDMMLETSPSFMAVLSGPDYNFIQANERYLQLVGRERDIIGKTLREALPEIEGQGFIDILDHVRRTGEPYTGTEVPVMLKRSSLRPQELRYLDFAYQAVAVDGDVPQIFVHGVDVTEKVQARSVLELAKQTIEIERENFRNLFRQTPEMVVILNGPEHVFEFVNEAHTKALGFDATGMTIRAAQPESTEIHGILDNVYETGVTAELSEIPVTLGDRLRYFNLTYAARRDSEGKINGVMILGQEISDQITNRESVESQKQALELTLRGASTEEILHVLTQNLEQQIGRGCMASALIMADDGQHLQHGAAPSLPPEYSELVHGLPIGPQMGSCGTAAYFGKTVIVSDIQKDPLWAHGREIAARFKLRACWSMPILSSTRKVLGTFALYYHDVRNPSPWEHKLLELATRTAALVMERRQSMLDLQTAKDEAEEARATAEMANESKTRFLANMSHEIRTPLAAILGYADLLQGRTKESDSEAAQQLDRISKNASQLGRLIDDLLDLSKIEAERFEIDRADFDLLAVVNEVVDSLALKARDKDIAIRHRALNALPTVINTDPTRFRQVLTNVVGNAVKFTEHGRIDIELEARQQQGRDMLWIRVRDTGIGLSPEHQKRIFDRFVQGDASVTRKYGGTGLGLVLSRRLAQLMGGDFILEDSELGRGSSFLIMIALGPVGRVSTDRRAPVPKSHATTLSGRRILVVDDAPDNQAIIQLFIEAVGGEVAIAGNGREAVDAMLKETFDVVLMDIQMPVMDGYQALKTARESGYLGPILALTAHALKEEKDACLDAGFTDYLSKPIDRALLIHRIAELSTRPNEFVK from the coding sequence TTGGCGAAGAAAACGCGCGCGGTCAAAAAAACGAAAACGCCGCCCCGTGCCGCGAGCACCGGCCCGGTGGCGATCGTCGCGTTGGGCGCATCGGCCGGAGCGGTACAAGGACTGCGACAGTTTCTAAGTCATATTGATCCCGAAACCCCCGTCGCTTACGTCATCACGCAACATCTCGATGAGCACGGCAACGACTTGGCCCTCGAGGTTCTGAAAAGCCAGTCCCCGCTTCCGGTCATCCGCATTGAGTCGGGAACGAAGCTGCGCTCGGGACACATCTTCCATGCCCCTGCCCACTCGCGCGTCGGCGTAAAGAACAACAGCTTCGTGGTCGAGAATCTGACCGAACGTAATGAAGCGGTCACGATGATCGACTTCACCTTCCGCTCGCTGGCCGCTGAACACGGCGCACGTGTCGTGGGTATCCTTCTTTCCGGCGAAGGCGCCGACGGCGCACTCGGCCTGAAGGCGATCAGCGACGCGGGTGGAATGACGATGACGCAAAATCCGGAGTCGACGGGACACCCCTCGATGCCGGAAAACGCCATCGCCACCGGCGCGATCGATCACATCGCGCGGCCCGAGCACATGCCGGGCCTGATCCGCGACTACGTCCAGTCGTTGAAGCGGATCCTTGAGCGCGACGGCGCGGCGGTGCAAACCAAAATCTCGTCGGCGCTGATCGAGATCTGCGAAATTCTACTGAAGAAAACCCGCCACGATTTCAAACACTACAAAACCACGACGCTCGTCCGCCGTATCCAACGCCGCCTGCAGGTCTTGCAACTCGACAACGTGGAGTCTTACCTCGAGCACCTGCAGAAAGACCCGAAAGAGGCCGACGCCCTTTTCAAAGAGCTTTTGATCAACGTTACGAATTTCTTCCGCGATCCGGAAGCCTTCGAAACTTTGAAAGAAGAAGTGCTCGTCAAAGCGCTCAAAAGTCGCCCCGCGGACAGCAAGTACCGGATCTGGGTCGCGGGCTGCTCGACCGGCGAAGAGGTTTACACGATCGCCATCCTCGTACGCGAGGTGCTGTCGAAGCTGAAGGCGCCTTGCGAGGTCCAGATCATCGCGACCGATATCGATGAGGTCGCGCTGAACCAAGCGCGCAAGGGAGTTTACCCCATCACCATCGACGAGCACGTCTCGCGCGCACGGTTGAAACGTTTCTTCACGCGCAAAACGGGCAAGTACCACGTCAACAAAGAGATCCGCGAGATGGTGCTGTTCTCTTCGCACAATCTGATCAACGATCCGCCGTTTTCGCAGCTCGATCTGATCTCGTGCCGAAACGTGTTGATCTACCTGGGCCCGCATCTGCAGAAAAAACTCATCCCGGTCTTCCACTACGCGCTTCGTCCGGGGGGATCGCTCTTCTTGGGGAACAGCGAGACGCTCACCAACCACAAAGAGCTTTTCCGGCCGACCAGCGCCAAACACCGGATCGCGCAGCGCAAAGCGACCGCGATCCGTCCGCCGGGGTTTTCGACGACGGTGGGATCTTCGTTTACCCAACATCCGATCGAGAACGTGCGCAATCACGAGGCCGACATCCACCAGATCAGCCAACGCATTCTGCTCGACGAGTTCGCGCCGAAGTATGCGGTCGTGAATGACGAGTGCCAGATCGTCTCGGTTTCGGCGGGCATCGCGCACTACATGGAGCCCAGTGAAGGCACGTTTCAAAACAACCTCATGAAACTCGTGAAGCCGTCTTTACGTGTGGGTTTGCGGACCGCCTTCACCCAGGCCAGCAAGCAAAAACGTAAGGTCTCGCATTACGATTCGTCGCTGAAGCATGACAAACAGTTCGAGCGGATCGGCATCACGGTTCAGCCGATGCCCCAGCTCGGCGACGAAGCGCCGCTTTTCATGGTGGTTTTCACGAACCTGGGACCGCTGCGGTCGCGCGATCAGGTCGCGAAGACTCCCGCCATCAGCGAGTCCGACGTGCTCATCATCGATCAGCTCGAGCGTGAGCTGGGGACGATGCGCGAAGATCTCGACCGCTCGGTTCAGGATCTGGAAGCCTCCAACGAAGAGCTCAAATCGTCCAACGAAGAACTGCTCTCGATGAACGAAGAGTTACAAAGCGCGAACGAAGAGCTGGAAGCCTCGAAAGAGGACGTCCAGATCGCGAATGAGGCGCTTTCGCGTTCAAACAGCGATTTGGAAAACCTGCTCGCTTCGACGGACGTCGCGACGCTCTTCCTGGACGAAAAGTACAACATCCTCAGCTTCACTCCCCAGGTCGAGAGCGTCTACAACCTCTCCAAAGTCGATATCGGCCGTCCGATCACGGATATCACGGACCGCGCGCAGGCGATGCCCGCATTCCCGGCCTATCACGACATCCTGAACGGCGAAGACCACTTCGAAGACGATATTCCCATGCGCGACGGACGGTGGCTGCAACGACGCTTGCTTCCGTACCGCACCTCCGAAGGAGAAGCCTCGGGGATCGTGGCGACCTTCGTGGACATCACCAAAGTGCGGGCGGCGGAAGAACGCTACCGCGAGCTTGCGGACACGATGCCGATGATCGTCTGGACGGCGAATCCGGACGGCTACGTCGACTATTTCAATCGCCGCTGGTACGAATTCGCCCAACTTCCGCCCGATTCCGAACCCGACGGTTCCTGGATCGAACTGCTCCACCCCGAAGATGCCGAACGGACCGCGCGGGCCTGGTCGTCCGCCGTGAAGGCCGGCAAACCGCTCGAGATCGAGTTCCGCTTTATGGATCGCTCCACCGGGGCCTACCGCTGGTTCCTGGCGCGCGCGGTGGCGGTGCGGGACGCGACCGGCAACGTGTACAAGTACTACGGAACGAACTTCGATATCGACGATCGCGTCGCCGCGGAAAACCGTCGGCGCGAAGGTGAGCTTCGCTTCCAGGTCATGGCCGACCGCGCGCCCGTCCTGATCTGGCTTTCGGGAACGGACATGCAGCGCCATTGGTTCAACCGCTCTTGGCTGAACTGGACGGGCCGCAGCTTGGAAGTCGAGCAGGGATCGGGCTGGTCGAAAAGCATCCACCCCGACGACTTCCGCCGCTTCATGGACACCTACGAGCAGGCCTTCCGTGACCAACAAGAGTTCATCATCGAGTACCGCCTGCTTCATCACTCGGGCGAGTACCGGTGGGTGAATGGCCGCGGCACGCCGCGCTTCACCGCCGATGGTCGCTTCGAAGGCTTTATCGGCGGCTGCATGGATATCAACGAGCTTCGCCTCGCGCGTGAAGCCATCTCGCGCAGCGAACGTATGCTGGATTTGATTTTCCAGGAAAGTCCCGCGTTCATGTCCTTGATCAAGGGCCCCAACCACGTCTACGCGAACGCGAACAAAAAATACTACGAAGTCACCGGCATGGACTCTTCGATCATCGGCAAGACCGTCAAAGAGGTCTACCGCGGCATCGAGCCACAGGGCTTCGTCCAACTTTTAGACCGCGTGATCGAAACGGGGGAGCCCTACTACGGCTTTGAACGCCCGCTCGACATCGATTTGGGCGAAGGGCGTAAGCGCCGCCTGTATCTGGACTTCGCGTTTCAGCCCCTCTCGGGCGACGACGGCAAAATCTTCGCGATCGTCAGTCAAGGTTTCGATGTCACGGACCGCGTCCTCGCCCGTCGCGCCGTCGAAGAGGCGCGCGCGCGCCAAGACATGATGCTGGAGACTTCGCCCTCGTTCATGGCCGTCTTGAGCGGCCCCGACTACAACTTCATTCAGGCGAATGAGCGTTACCTGCAACTCGTGGGACGCGAACGCGACATCATCGGCAAAACCCTGCGCGAGGCCCTGCCCGAAATCGAGGGCCAAGGCTTCATCGACATCCTCGATCACGTGCGCCGGACGGGCGAGCCCTATACGGGAACCGAAGTCCCCGTCATGCTGAAGCGGAGCTCCCTCCGCCCGCAAGAATTACGTTACCTGGATTTCGCCTACCAAGCGGTCGCGGTCGACGGGGACGTCCCGCAGATTTTCGTTCACGGCGTCGACGTCACCGAAAAGGTCCAGGCGCGATCAGTCCTCGAACTGGCGAAGCAAACCATCGAAATCGAACGCGAGAACTTCCGCAATCTGTTCCGGCAAACCCCCGAGATGGTCGTGATCCTGAACGGCCCGGAGCACGTCTTCGAATTCGTCAACGAAGCCCACACGAAAGCGCTCGGCTTCGACGCCACCGGAATGACCATCCGCGCGGCGCAACCCGAATCGACCGAAATCCACGGTATCTTGGACAATGTCTACGAAACCGGCGTCACGGCCGAGCTGAGCGAGATCCCCGTCACCCTCGGCGACCGCTTGCGGTACTTCAACCTGACCTACGCGGCCCGCCGCGACTCCGAAGGGAAAATCAACGGCGTCATGATTCTGGGCCAAGAGATTTCGGACCAGATCACGAACCGCGAATCCGTCGAGTCGCAGAAGCAGGCGCTGGAGCTCACCCTGCGCGGCGCTTCGACCGAAGAGATCCTGCACGTCCTGACGCAAAACCTCGAGCAGCAGATCGGGCGCGGCTGCATGGCCTCGGCGCTGATCATGGCCGACGACGGCCAGCACCTTCAGCACGGGGCCGCCCCCTCGCTGCCGCCGGAGTACAGCGAGCTCGTGCACGGGCTCCCCATCGGCCCACAAATGGGATCGTGCGGAACGGCCGCGTATTTCGGCAAGACCGTGATCGTCTCCGACATTCAGAAAGATCCCTTGTGGGCGCACGGCCGCGAGATCGCCGCGCGTTTCAAACTGCGCGCCTGCTGGTCGATGCCGATTCTGTCGAGCACACGCAAAGTTCTGGGCACCTTCGCCCTTTACTACCACGACGTGCGCAACCCTTCGCCCTGGGAACACAAACTTCTGGAGCTCGCGACCCGCACGGCCGCGCTCGTGATGGAGCGTCGTCAATCGATGCTCGACCTACAGACCGCGAAAGACGAGGCCGAAGAGGCGCGCGCCACCGCGGAAATGGCGAACGAATCGAAGACGCGCTTCCTCGCCAATATGAGCCACGAAATCCGCACGCCACTCGCCGCGATTCTAGGCTACGCGGATCTGTTGCAAGGACGCACGAAAGAATCCGACTCCGAGGCCGCACAACAGCTGGACCGGATTTCGAAGAACGCTTCGCAGCTCGGCCGCCTGATCGACGATCTACTTGATCTTTCAAAAATCGAAGCCGAACGTTTCGAGATCGACCGCGCGGATTTCGATCTGCTCGCCGTCGTGAACGAGGTCGTGGACAGCCTCGCGCTCAAGGCACGCGACAAAGACATCGCGATTCGCCACCGGGCACTGAACGCGCTGCCGACGGTCATCAACACGGATCCGACACGTTTCCGCCAGGTTCTCACGAACGTCGTCGGGAACGCGGTCAAGTTCACCGAACACGGTCGCATCGATATCGAACTCGAAGCGCGCCAGCAACAGGGCCGCGACATGCTCTGGATCCGCGTGCGCGATACCGGTATCGGCCTTTCGCCCGAGCATCAGAAACGAATCTTCGATCGCTTCGTGCAGGGCGACGCCTCGGTCACGCGTAAATACGGCGGAACGGGTCTGGGCCTCGTCCTCTCACGCCGATTGGCGCAGTTGATGGGTGGCGATTTCATTCTGGAAGACTCCGAACTCGGACGCGGTTCGTCCTTCTTGATCATGATCGCGTTGGGGCCTGTGGGCCGCGTCTCGACGGACCGCCGCGCGCCCGTGCCGAAATCCCATGCCACGACCTTGAGCGGACGCCGCATTCTGGTCGTGGACGATGCCCCCGACAATCAGGCCATCATTCAGCTCTTTATCGAAGCCGTCGGCGGCGAAGTCGCCATCGCCGGAAACGGCCGCGAAGCCGTGGACGCCATGCTGAAAGAAACTTTCGACGTCGTATTGATGGACATCCAAATGCCGGTCATGGACGGCTACCAGGCGCTGAAAACCGCGCGTGAGAGCGGTTACCTGGGCCCCATCCTGGCGCTCACCGCGCACGCACTGAAGGAAGAAAAGGATGCCTGCCTAGATGCGGGTTTCACCGACTACCTGTCAAAACCCATCGACCGCGCGCTCTTGATCCACCGAATCGCCGAACTCAGCACGCGCCCGAACGAATTCGTGAAGTGA
- a CDS encoding LysR family transcriptional regulator, which produces MDLNQLAVFSRVVEAGSFTRAAQQLRQPKSRVSRQIASLEKALGTALLLRSTRQLSLTEAGRALYEKIRTPLYDLESASQMATEHEPTAGLLRVTAAEDLGLVLLTPFLNRLGREFPALRIEARLTNDYVDLVKEGVDLAIRIGALKDTSLRQKKLGDIQLIPVASPEMARRWGLMKDPAELASHPALVFAPGTAAVEWTFQGPGGERRRVKPHAFRSSNNPQLLLAAALDHQGLAVLPDFVVQEALRARRLKRLFPQWSGPRVPVQLLWPAHRESRPLVRLFIERAHNLEAMKKPRGA; this is translated from the coding sequence ATGGATTTAAACCAACTGGCCGTCTTTTCCCGCGTCGTCGAGGCGGGCTCTTTCACCCGGGCCGCCCAGCAATTGCGGCAACCGAAATCGCGCGTCAGCCGCCAGATCGCGAGCCTGGAAAAAGCGTTGGGAACCGCGCTGCTGTTACGGAGCACGCGCCAGCTTTCGCTCACCGAAGCCGGGCGCGCCCTTTACGAAAAAATCCGGACTCCGCTGTACGATCTCGAAAGCGCCTCGCAAATGGCGACCGAACATGAGCCGACGGCGGGTCTTTTGCGCGTCACCGCCGCCGAAGATCTGGGCCTCGTGCTGCTGACGCCTTTTCTGAATCGTTTGGGACGCGAGTTTCCCGCACTGCGTATCGAGGCCCGCCTGACCAACGACTATGTGGATCTCGTCAAGGAAGGCGTCGATCTGGCGATCCGCATCGGCGCGCTCAAAGACACGAGTTTGCGTCAAAAAAAATTGGGCGACATCCAACTGATCCCCGTGGCGAGCCCGGAAATGGCGCGCCGCTGGGGCCTGATGAAAGACCCCGCCGAGCTCGCGTCACACCCGGCCCTCGTCTTCGCCCCCGGAACGGCGGCCGTGGAGTGGACCTTCCAGGGCCCGGGAGGGGAACGTCGGCGAGTCAAGCCCCACGCCTTTCGAAGTTCCAATAATCCCCAGTTGCTTCTTGCGGCCGCACTCGATCATCAAGGCCTCGCGGTTTTGCCCGACTTCGTCGTCCAAGAGGCGCTACGCGCGCGCCGGCTCAAACGGCTTTTTCCCCAATGGAGCGGCCCCCGCGTCCCCGTACAGCTTCTGTGGCCCGCACACCGCGAATCCCGTCCCCTCGTTCGCCTTTTCATCGAACGTGCCCACAATTTGGAAGCGATGAAAAAGCCGCGCGGAGCGTAG
- the ygiD gene encoding 4,5-DOPA dioxygenase extradiol, protein MPILFFGHGSPMNAITDNAFTQRLAQIGRDLPRPRAILCVSAHWMTEGTFVTGMEKPPTIHDFGGFPRELFEVQYPAPGSPVVAELVEREVAKTSAPAPVVGIDEDEWGLDHGTWSVLRHVFPQAEIPVLQLSLDMTKGPAYHFEMGERLRALREQGVLIVGSGNLVHNLRRIEWDPAAKPYAWALEFDAWTKSMLEDGNFGALTKDYLATEAGRLAVPTPDHYFPALYILGAADAKDRLAFEWEEMQNGSISMRTFSFGLRG, encoded by the coding sequence ATGCCGATTCTTTTCTTCGGCCACGGAAGCCCCATGAACGCGATCACCGACAATGCCTTCACCCAACGGCTCGCGCAGATCGGTCGGGATCTGCCGCGACCGCGCGCCATCCTTTGCGTCTCGGCGCACTGGATGACCGAAGGGACGTTTGTCACCGGAATGGAGAAGCCGCCGACGATCCACGATTTCGGCGGCTTTCCGCGTGAGCTTTTCGAGGTGCAGTACCCCGCGCCGGGTTCGCCGGTGGTGGCGGAGCTGGTCGAGCGTGAGGTCGCGAAAACGTCCGCGCCGGCGCCCGTGGTCGGGATTGATGAAGACGAATGGGGGCTCGATCACGGAACGTGGTCGGTCTTGCGTCACGTTTTCCCCCAGGCCGAGATTCCGGTCTTGCAGTTGAGTCTCGATATGACGAAAGGGCCGGCCTACCACTTCGAGATGGGGGAACGCCTGCGCGCCCTGCGTGAGCAAGGGGTCTTGATCGTCGGCTCGGGTAATCTCGTGCACAACTTGCGGCGGATCGAATGGGATCCGGCGGCGAAACCCTACGCGTGGGCGCTGGAATTCGACGCGTGGACCAAGTCGATGTTAGAGGACGGCAATTTCGGCGCTTTGACGAAAGACTATCTCGCGACCGAGGCCGGACGTCTGGCCGTGCCGACGCCGGATCACTACTTCCCCGCGCTCTACATCCTGGGCGCGGCGGACGCGAAGGATCGACTCGCGTTCGAGTGGGAAGAGATGCAGAACGGATCGATTTCCATGCGGACCTTCAGCTTCGGCCTGCGCGGCTAA
- a CDS encoding LysR family transcriptional regulator, protein MDLELTRLFVKVVQQSSFTRAATVLKLPKSTLSKAIRRLEDETGTKLLIRTTRSLTLTAAGRAFFESCVGPVQTLEDARKSLSGADSVMQGLVRITAPEDLGGYAVAPVVAELSRKNQGLNFDLHYTDTVVDLVRDGFDLAVRIGRVAPSNFKTHKLGEVRLIPVAAKSYLQRFPKIQKPKDLTAHCTLSFSESRLRNQWSLRNERETITVRVNPRVASNQMTSLLKMAVAGGGVALVPSYLAAEDLRAGRLQRVLPDWSAPGLPVALISPLATSSSARLKITADLLTERLRALLKDG, encoded by the coding sequence TTGGATCTGGAATTGACCCGTCTTTTCGTGAAGGTGGTGCAGCAGTCCAGCTTCACCCGCGCGGCCACCGTTTTGAAGCTTCCGAAGTCGACGCTCAGCAAGGCGATCCGCCGTCTGGAAGACGAAACCGGCACCAAACTTTTGATCCGCACGACCCGCTCGCTGACGTTGACGGCGGCCGGGCGCGCGTTTTTCGAAAGCTGCGTCGGCCCGGTGCAGACGCTCGAGGACGCCCGCAAGTCTTTAAGCGGCGCGGACAGCGTCATGCAGGGTTTGGTGCGCATCACCGCGCCCGAAGACCTCGGCGGTTACGCGGTCGCCCCGGTCGTGGCCGAGCTCAGCCGCAAGAACCAGGGACTCAACTTCGATTTGCACTACACGGATACGGTCGTGGATCTGGTCCGCGACGGCTTCGACCTTGCCGTTCGCATCGGGCGGGTCGCGCCGTCGAACTTCAAAACGCACAAACTGGGCGAGGTGCGGTTGATTCCCGTGGCCGCGAAATCCTATCTGCAACGTTTTCCGAAGATCCAAAAGCCGAAGGACCTGACGGCCCATTGCACGCTCAGCTTCAGCGAAAGCCGTTTGCGCAACCAGTGGTCACTGCGCAACGAACGTGAAACGATCACGGTCCGGGTCAATCCCCGCGTCGCGAGCAACCAGATGACGAGTCTTTTGAAAATGGCCGTCGCGGGCGGCGGCGTCGCGCTCGTGCCTTCGTATCTCGCCGCCGAGGATTTGCGCGCGGGGCGCTTGCAGCGGGTGCTTCCCGATTGGTCGGCGCCCGGATTGCCCGTGGCCCTGATCTCGCCGCTCGCGACCTCGAGTTCCGCGCGCCTGAAAATCACGGCGGACCTGCTGACGGAAAGATTGCGCGCGCTTTTAAAAGACGGATGA